A window from Triticum aestivum cultivar Chinese Spring chromosome 6D, IWGSC CS RefSeq v2.1, whole genome shotgun sequence encodes these proteins:
- the LOC123142818 gene encoding uncharacterized protein, giving the protein MATPVEKKTSAIAGDRICNAVSFPTPHHPLSIDASRLFVYGPLYNGWRIDACLRRVCRQQTACRGPANCLPSLSSEPLPFPDPKVDRLGSFRGLLGFAATCPSWQAAYLAYPSKSIFCTKFPPLLIQPHERALGPPLPSTDSCHELVTCKVIDPANPNTALRCRIPQETVEMKFIGSSYGNLIYYCDGCCRIVDVFTGVEVSTPRLPSSAGYFKFFLKGILTAPLASPNSHLLVSTRSSLLDLPVGSDSWSEVQLRRTFEIDEIVKFNCQFIVSNGHASFYTVQLVPRLGLHLMTTKFHDTIKLVRKEGRAVFGRLLVCGDMFLMGDGARSFYRLDMSTKPATWMTVENLNNWALFTGGGPTPSCMSPELWGGKSNARYFADIFQPWSLYGLCGEPDPVQDTRPINVDILIPDVAPSA; this is encoded by the exons ATGGCGACACCGGTTGAGAAGAAGACGTCCGCGATAGCCGGCGACCGCATCTGCAACGCCGTCTCCTTCCCCACCCCGCACCACCC GTTATCTATAGATGCATCGagactcttcgtttatggtcctctctacaacggGTGGAGAATTGATGcctgtttacggag AGTTTGTCGTCAGCAAACTGCCTGCAGAGGCCCAGCAAACTGCCTGCCGTCTCTCTCCTCAGAACCCCTACCTTTTCCCGACCCCAAGGTTGATCGGCTGGGCTCCTTCCGAGGCCTTCTTGGCTTTGCCGCGACATGCCCCTCGTGGCAGGCTGCCTACTTGGCATACCCATCCAAATCTATATTCTGCACAAAATTCCCACCTCTCCTCATCCAGCCCCATGAACGTGCACTAGGTCCTCCTCTTCCTTCTACTGACAGTTGCCATGAGCTAGTCACATGTAAGGTTATTGATCCAGCAAACCCAAACACGGCCCTTCGCTGCCGGATCCCCCAAGAAACGGTCGAGATGAAGTTTATCGGCTCTTCCTATGGTAATCTCATCTACTACTGCGACGGATGCTGTCGCATCGTCGATGTGTTCACTGGTGTGGAGGTCTCAACTCCACGTCTCCCATCCAGTGCTGGATATTTCAAATTCTTCCTGAAGGGCATTCTAACAGCCCCCCTTGCATCACCCAACTCACATCTTCTTGTCAGTACCAGGTCCTCCCTGTTAGATTTGCCTGTTGGAAGTGACTCTTGGTCTGAAGTCCAGCTTCGTCGTACGTTCGAAATAGACGAGATTGTGAAATTCAATTGCCAGTTCATTGTCTCGAATGGCCATGCGAGCTTCTACACTGTGCAGCTGGTCCCTCGGCTTGGTCTGCATTTGATGACAACCAAGTTCCATGACACGATTAAACTCGTGCGTAAGGAAGGGCGGGCGGTGTTTGGAAGGCTGTTGGTTTGTGGCGACATGTTTCTCATGGGCGATGGTGCTCGCAGTTTCTACCGCCTCGACATGTCAACCAAGCCTGCAACATGGATGACTGTGGAGAATCTGAACAACTGGGCACTCTTTACAGGAGGGGGACCGACACCCTCTTGCATGAGCCCGGAACTATGGGGAGGGAAGAGCAACGCTAGGTACTTTGCTGATATATTTCAACCTTGGTCTCTCTATGGGCTCTGTGGCGAGCCAGATCCCGTGCAGGATACACGCCCCATCAATGTCGAT ATTCTCATTCCTGATGTggccccgtcggcatag